Genomic window (Caldalkalibacillus thermarum):
GCAGGCCATGTTTGGATATATCTTACCAGCTGTTGTGGTGATTCAATATTTGAGAATGAATGAATCTGACACATAATTTCCGCTAAATGACAAGGGAATAAAAGACTTTTCAATTCCTTTCTCATGCTCAGCGAAAGGGGAAACGTGAGGACCACAGCCGTACCGATCATTATTCATTTGCTGTCGGCAGAGTGATCGGCTGTATCTTTTTGTCTGGTCAAAGTTTCTTTTAGTGCTTCAACCTGATCCTTATTCACAAGAACAAACAAAATATCCCCTTCATGGATGACGGTTGCTCCTTCAGGTGTTATCACTTGATTATCACGGACGATGGCAGTGATCAATACCTGCTCTGGAAATGAAATTTCTCTGATGCGTTTACCGGCAATCGCGTCTTGTTTTTGAACGATATATTCCACAATCTCCGCGTTTGTTTCGCCTAATGATACCAGCTCAATACTATGCGGAGAAGAGGGTTCTGGTGGGCCAACTAATCCCAGTTTTTTGGCCAAAGGT
Coding sequences:
- a CDS encoding TrkA C-terminal domain-containing protein encodes the protein PLAKKLGLVGPPEPSSPHSIELVSLGETNAEIVEYIVQKQDAIAGKRIREISFPEQVLITAIVRDNQVITPEGATVIHEGDILFVLVNKDQVEALKETLTRQKDTADHSADSK